A single genomic interval of Helianthus annuus cultivar XRQ/B chromosome 13, HanXRQr2.0-SUNRISE, whole genome shotgun sequence harbors:
- the LOC110901899 gene encoding uncharacterized protein LOC110901899: MNDILISGNHSSSNIMFGGKVVVFGGDFRQILPVVQNGSMHDIVNASLCFSYIWSNVKVLRLTKNMRLSLGNDSTNIKETTAFSNWLLDIGEGKVGEANDGESTIDIPEDLLNGVPNHQLVLKVGVPIMPLRNIDQKNGLCNGTRLRVLYLGNRVIEAEIISGANIGTRTFIPRLSLSLSDKKIPFKFKRRQFPVVVCFAMTINKSQGQSLSKVGLFLQDPVFSHGQLYVALSRVKSRAGLKMPITDKDGHATNKTTNVVYKYFFGNL, translated from the exons ATGAATGACATTTTGATCTCTGGCAATCATAGCAGCTCAAACATCATGTTTGGAGGTAAGGTCGTTGTTTTTGGTGGAGACTTTAGGCAGATTCTTCCTGTGGTACAAAATGGAAGCATGCATGACATTGTTAATGCGTCATTATGTTTTTCTTATATTTGGTCAAACGTCAAAGTCTTAAGGTTGACAAAGAACATGAGGTTATCTTTAGGGAACGACTCTACAAACATCAAGGAAACTACTGCTTTTTCAAACTGGCTATTAGACATCGGAGAAGGAAAAGTTGGTGAAGCAAATGATGGTGAATCAACTATTGATATACCTGAAGATCTTTTAAATG GTGTACCTAATCATCAATTAGTTTTGAAGGTGGGTGTTCCAATAATGCCACTTCGAAATATTGACCAGAAGAATGGTTTGTGTAATGGTACACGACTACGAGTACTTTATCTTGGTAATAGGGTGATTGAAGCTGAGATTATATCTGGTGCTAATATTGGTACAAGAACTTTCATCCCCCGCCTTAGTCTGTCACTATCTGATAAGAAAATCCCTTTCAAGTTCAAAAGAAGACAGTTTCCGGTTGTTGTTTGTTTTGCAATGACTATTAACAAAAGTCAGGGACAATCATTATCCAAGGTTGGATTGTTTCTCCAAGATCCCGTTTTCTCACATGGTCAACTTTATGTGGCACTATCAAGGGTTAAAAGTAGAGCCGGTTTAAAGATGCCGATAACAGATAAAGATGGCCATGCTACAAATAAGACCACAAATGTTGTATACAAATATTTTTTTGGAAATTTATAG